The stretch of DNA gtgattaaaaataaaattcaaaatttacatTATTCTTAGCTTTAGACTGGATttaaaaaactctgaaaaacTAGAacgttattttaatttataatattttctattataaacaTCTCTCTgtataataaagttttaattcaaatattcgTTCAAAAGAGGCAAAATTGTGTGTTTAGCATAatgtcataaattttaatttcatagcaataatttttatttctttctcaaacccattctatacaaaaatgttctaaaaccATTTGATatacattattttcttccttaaGGCCTGTTCGTACCATTATTTGGTGAACTGTAGAACAAAGGAAAAGACAAGAAGGAACACTGAGAACCATTAAAAATGACCACGGGGCAATTATCTTCGTGAATTCCACTGATAGAGCTTTTGATGACATTGCTTGTTGGAGAAATCTTTTCTCTGATTTTTCTGATAATTCAGAAAATGTTCACAAGGAATGTTACTATATACCGCTTCCTCTAACTCGTCATTATTTTCCATCCAGATATAGTTGGGGAGGGGGTAGAAGGAATGAAAATGCACATTTTTTATACAACTAAATGACtttactttcattttaatttcttttattgtcaTTTTGGGCTAGACTTGGGATTTCAATTCTGGCAATCTTTCActgtttttttaatctctgATTTGTAGATATATCTGTATTTTCCTGATTTGAAGAACAACGTCTTCTTCATAAGCAAAAGCGTGgcaattttgagcttttcttcagTCTTGCTGCAAGCTTCAGCGATGGTCATTTAGTAGCCCAACTTTTTCAGGGATTTCAAATCCACATCCCCATAGTAATCCTCACTGAAAGACAAGAGggttactttaaaaaatcaagaagtTTTTCccatttgtaattaaattattaaaaaaaaaaaaagaaacattattCAAAACTACAAAgttaaattatgaaattaatgataaaattatatcTTGCTTACCTACGAAATTGAGATTAGGAGGACATacataggtttttttttgtttaggaaaaaaaagtaataaagaaTCTTTGGGAAAATGGTGATGTCAAAGAGTTGAGATAATAATTACGTTTTACATCAACAGTGTGTAAGAGAGAAGTTGCTTAAAACAAAAGCTAAACCATTACATAGAATgtatagagaaaaatatgtttcaatgagaaaaattatttcattcccAAGTATTGATTattgtgaatgaaatttccTCCCACAGATTATAAAACAACGATTACACgagtaataataaaataagaacATTTATAAGGAATattatcaacaaaaaaaagagaaggaagAAAGTTAGTGGTCAATGActtcaagacaaaaaaaaatattaaaagacgATTAATAAAGAATGGAGAGAAATTTTgtgatgtttttatttttgttttgtttattaattaattattatttatcatATTACGACTTCTTTCAATGTAATTCTCCATTATTgtcttcaatgtttttctcACTTCTTTTTACTCCCATCTTGTGTCTTTGCCATGTCTTTCGCACGGCAAAGGTTGAATCACGTGTCAAGGTGTGTATACTGAACAATTAAAGAACCTCAGTGTAATGTTCTCTTTGTAATGTAATAAGTGTCTTCTGTAAGCCAACTCCTTCGTGTAAAACTGTCGTGTGTTCTGAATGAGTATTTACCAGTGTTTTGTGTTGtgttttattcttatttatttcaccaatttttgtctacattttcacaaaaaatgcttcatggatagaaattagtttttttttttcaactgatTCAGAgtattttttcatgtttttttgtctGTTGTAGCTctaattaaacaaaaaggggaaaaaagaaaatatcaataaataaaattaattaatttttttttcataagtaTCTCTCATATGTTGAGTGTAtcgaaaaatatacaaaaaagtttttgtgtgtgaattttcgagtgttttttttttctgcaactAAATTGACATTTTGCGAATAATTATTAATGGTTTCAAGTTATTTCGCTcggcaatttatttataactttttttatgttgatttttctcatctaACAAAAAGatcatcaataaaaattaaaagttctaacatttatttataaaacagTCTATAAGTTTGGGTTCTTATTAACGTTGattcattttgttaaattaattttcatattaattttttttgtttcatcttGGAGACTTAAcattaaaggtaaaaaaaaagaaaatgaacatTTCCAATATTGGTGACAATTCTCCAATTTTTCgaaattacataaaagtttttctccttttttcatTGGACATCCCTAAATTAAGAGAggagaaagaggaaaattctcgGGATAAAACAGAGCGAGAAAGgatgaaaagagaatttattttttgaggtCTCTGAGAAAGGACATAGGAAGAAGGGGAAGAGGAGAAAGTATGGTACAAGAAGGTGGTTGAAAAATTGAGGGGTTGGTGGAGACATTTTAGGCCTCCTTGACTCCTTGCGGGCGTGGTTTGCTGTTATTCTTAGTAGCTGGACGAGGTCCATCTTGATTAAGCCCGGCCAGCAATTCACTCTTGCGGATGCTCTTCAAGTCCAGATCGCCGTAATAATCTTCACTGCAATGGGTCAATGAGAAGAACAAATTGGACGACGAGGTCACACAAAGTCcttttttggcatcaaaagtctttctttccttttctccCCGCCTAACTTTCATTTTAGCgttttttccacataaaaaaacatttctttgtaCATATAGCgacataaaaatgcataaaataaacttttgtcCTTGGtagccaataaaaaaaacacttaacCCTAAACGtatgtacaaaaaagaaagttttaccCATCTTGGGTTTCCTGCACGTGGCAGGTGTCAATTTAGAGAGAAAGAGCGTGAAGATTAGATACAAAGTGCATTTTAGAAACAACAAATAAGTGAAGATTTGGAATGTTAGAAGAACCAAAAAGCCAAAATAGTTTTGTTTTAGCACAGTGTCACATACAaagattattcaattttatagattttttcttcaaacagcCAATgcagtggatttttttttgcataaattaaagccaatttgaatttttttaaataaattgaaaaaaaaagaaaaatacttacCATCCGGGAACTTCCTCTGGATCTTCACAATTGCCAGTACCATCGGCATCACCAATCTTGAATACTGTACCAATGGGACATCCGTATTCGCGGGCAACACCCTCGAGGCAGATGTAGTACTTGCGGCAGTCATCAGGGTGAGCATGTCTcgagaatgtaccggaattTGTGATTTCACCCGGGGCAGGGCAAGCAAATCCATTGGCAACTTCTGCAATGTCAACAAGAGTTTGGCATACGCATAAGTTCACAGCAACAAGTTCAATAGCcttggtgaaaatttaattttttttctttaaccggATCATTTAGATTAAACTTTTCTGGGTCAAAAAATCTACTGACTTTGGCACATTGATCTtgatttgatgattttttttttacaattaaatattcGAGGTTGTACGCAAATTAAATGTGCAGcagatttttatgatttcaggatagaaaaaaaatgttgagcCATTAAATCATAGGAATTTGCTGTCTACATTAacttgtaaataaattgtttttttttaattgttctgAGTTCAAGAAAATaccaaatattgtttttttattgaaaatttaaaaatagttaAGTTTCTGAGAAAGCTTTCTCGACGTCAATAATTAAGCCAGTAAAAATAATCTagactatgtatgtatgtatgtatgtaaaataTGCTGAGAAAActtcaagtttaaaaaaaaaagaaggagaaaacTCATTTGAGGGAAATCGTTAGgaaattgtagaatttttttattaagaatttagcTTTAATTTCTAAGtcagagaattttaataaattcatttgaaaattcctcaaatatcTACTAGGATCCAGTCATGATCTTAAACAGATCATAAAGACAAGCAATTTATGTCGCTCTAAACTAGATTGGTCCagtttcattttctttgtctTCTGGGCAATATAAAATTTCGAAATGCCCAGTATTTGACCAAACAGAGATAAGAAAACTTGCTTAATGCTACAAACTCACCCTCATTCTTGCACTCTGGCACTTGGTCAGCCCACATACAGACACGGGCTTCGCGATCGTAGGCAAGACCAGGTGAGCATTGGTACCGTGAAGCTTCGCCATTCCAGCAGTTCCAGAAGACATCGCATTTGTTCTCATCGGCGAAAATGCCGTACAACCGTGGGCAGTGGTGTGTACCAATTGGTGCTTCTATAAATGTTGCATTACAAGAACACTTTCAGATTGCGAATGGGAAAGTAATAATGCGGGTGTGTCGCGTGGTCCTCGCGTGCAACTTACCGAGTTGGGTGCGGTCGCCGCAGTCGACATTGTGAATGTAATCGCAATTTTCTGTCAGGTACTTTGAATCAGATGCATCGAAGGCTAACCCATTTCCGCATGTTTTCAGCTCGGCCACATTGTTGTCGCATTTCCAATATTTGTCGCATGATGTGTGGTGTGGGTAGAAGCCAAAGTCATCTGGGCATTTGAAGCTTTCCTGGGCGGCGGCTGTAAGACAATgcaaaatgagagagagattaAGAAAGGTGTTAACCACAGAGACACATGCCGCTTTTGTTCTGATCTCTCTGTTTAAAGGATGAATGAATACATTTTCTCATAAAGCGAGCTTGACAATCGATCGACATGCAGACGTGAAAGTTGAAGATGTTGAAGATCCAAAGCATCTGCTTTGATCTGGCTTTAATGTTTGTAAGCTCTATACACAACAAGTTGTCTGCACGACAATCTCGTGCATGACCCAATTTCCAAATGTCACCTTAAGCCATCTCTCATGAGATGATTTTAAATGAGCCTCTCGCACCAGCACTTTAATTAGGCACGCAGACGATAGTGAAATTCAATCGGTTTCTTGCGTCGAGAAAAttggaattcaatttttgcgcaatttgtcgtaaattttttttccacgcaGTTTCGCAGAAGAACTCGTTCCTCGCGATCGTCCTCTCCAGGTGAGTGAAAAAGTGGTGTATTGCGAAAAAAAGGTACGCGACATTCCACAGAGTCAATAAAGCCTCACACCAATTTCTGACTCACTGCCCCCCAAGATGAGGTAttggtgaaaaatgaaaagtgcagcagttttttttgtgtgggaCAACTCCCCATCACGAATTTTGCATATTCAATGACATATTGGACAGCATCAAGTTCAACTAGAAGTCGAGGGACGAGTAAAGAAACTTTCATGGTCAATAATTGGATCGCCTTGTGCTTAAATTCTTCTGCGGGAGGGGACCCTCGTGTTTTCCTCTCAAACAGCTTCATTTGGTATTCACTTGAATAATCACATTAAATACGGGAAAGTAATGAAATGGGTGCTTTTTACTCCTTGTGTTTGTCAACCAGTATAAGTAAGTGCTTCGAGTGCTATTTGCTATTTGCtattgaaaacttttactCAAAACAGcatgagaaaatcaatgatgTTGAAGCGAAGGTGCTCACATTACACCAGCTGCACCCAGGAAAATGCCTCCAAGAGAATGCCAAAGGTTATGCCTGACGTGTTAGGATTACgcatgatttaaattaaaat from Lutzomyia longipalpis isolate SR_M1_2022 chromosome 1, ASM2433408v1 encodes:
- the LOC129797698 gene encoding protein obstructor-E isoform X2; its protein translation is MRQCLIVVVAIVGIAAAQESFKCPDDFGFYPHHTSCDKYWKCDNNVAELKTCGNGLAFDASDSKYLTENCDYIHNVDCGDRTQLEAPIGTHHCPRLYGIFADENKCDVFWNCWNGEASRYQCSPGLAYDREARVCMWADQVPECKNEEVANGFACPAPGEITNSGTFSRHAHPDDCRKYYICLEGVAREYGCPIGTVFKIGDADGTGNCEDPEEVPGCEDYYGDVDLKSLKKLGY
- the LOC129797698 gene encoding protein obstructor-E isoform X1, with the translated sequence MRQCLIVVVAIVGIAAAQESFKCPDDFGFYPHHTSCDKYWKCDNNVAELKTCGNGLAFDASDSKYLTENCDYIHNVDCGDRTQLEAPIGTHHCPRLYGIFADENKCDVFWNCWNGEASRYQCSPGLAYDREARVCMWADQVPECKNEEVANGFACPAPGEITNSGTFSRHAHPDDCRKYYICLEGVAREYGCPIGTVFKIGDADGTGNCEDPEEVPGCEDYYGDLDLKSIRKSELLAGLNQDGPRPATKNNSKPRPQGVKEA